TTCACTCGACAACACGATTAAAGAAGTCAAAGAAGCCTGGGATTTAGGCATCCGCGCCGTCAATATTTATGTAAAGGTTTCCGAAAACCTGAAGGACAATACCGGAAAGGAAGCCTGGAACAAGGACGGGCTGATGCAGCAAACCATCCGTGCCATCAAAGACGCTGTTCCTGAAATGATTGTCATGCCCGATGTCGCACTCGATCCATATTCCATTTACGGCCATGATGGCATCATCGAAAAAGGCTATGTGGTCAACGATCCCACCATCGATGCGCTCACACGTATGAGTTTGTCCCACGCTGAGGCCGGTGCCGATTTCGTTGCGCCTTCCGACATGATGGACGGACGTGTTTTTGCCATCCGTAAGGCTTTAGAGGAACACGGCCACCACAACGTAGGCATCATGAGTTACAGCGCCAAGTATGCGTCCGCATTTTACGGCCCGTTCCGCGACGCCCTGGATTCTGCCCCCGTCGATGCGCAAAACATCCCGAAAGACAAGAAAACGTACCAGATGGATTATGCGAACCGAATCGAAGCCATTAAAGAGGCGCTCGACGACGTGGCTGAAGGCGCAGACATCGTGATGGTGAAACCCGGCATTGCGTACCTTGACATCGTTCGCGAGGTCAAGAATGCTGTTAACGTACCGGTTTCCGTTTACCATGTCTCTGGTGAATATGCAATGATCAAAGCCGCTGCCGAGCGTGGCTGGCTGGACCATGACCGCATTATGATTGAGCAATTGTATTGCATCAAGCGTGCCGGGGCAAGCCTGATTTCGACGTATTTTGCTAAGGAAGCCTCAGTGCTTTTGAATAAATAATTTTTTAAGGAGCTGGTTCCCGCTCTCCGCTGTATCTTTTTTTAGCCTTCGTACCTCGGCAAAAAAGGATGCCGCTGCGATCGGGGCTAGGCAATCGACCATGAAAACAACATTTATACTATTATTGACAACGGCACTCTTCGTCAGCTGCAAAAAAGAAGAACCAAAATCCGAATTGTATCCCGAAGCTGCGGAAACACAAACACCTATGGATTTAGGAAAGGAGATTTTCAACGGCAAAGGAAACTGTTTTGCCTGCCATCGCGAAGACCAAAAAGTCATCGGGCCAAGTATTCAGGAAATTGCCAAAACCTATAAAGCCAAAAAAGGAAACCTCGTCCAATTCCTGAAAGAAAATGCCGATCCATTAGTTGACCCGTCACAATATGACGCGATGAAAGTCAACCTGCAACTGACGAAGACTTTTTCGGAGGAAGAATTAAAAGGATTGGAGGCTTATATTTATTCTTTTTAGTTGCTGAGTTGCTGAGTGCAAAAATAGTTTTACTTTAAACTTTGTGCAATTCGCAAAAAAACTTTGCCACTTTGTAACTCTGCCTCTTTGTAACTACTTTTATAACATGGAAACCACCTACATCAAAACGCCTCTCGGGATCGCCAAAATCAGCGGTGATGAGAACGGTATATCCATCATCTCCATCCTGGATTCCGAAAAAGAAAGTTCTGAAAATATACCGCAGGTCCTTGAAGAGGCTGTGCTGCAGCTTCAGGATTATTTTGCCGGAAAAAGGAATGATTTCACCTTTAAACTCAACCCTTCCGGAACCGATTTCCAGAAAAGCGTGTGGCAGGAATTGCTGACTATCCCATTCGGGAAAACAGTGACTTATATGGACATTACCAAAAAACTTGGTGATGTAAAAGCCATCCGCGCAGTAGCTTCCGCTAATGGCAAGAATCCGTTATGGATTGTCGTGCCGTGCCATAGGGTAATCGGAAGCGACGGGTCATTGACCGGATACGCGGGCGGACTCTGGCGCAAGAAATGGCTGTTGGAGCATGAAACGCCATCGGCACAGCAAAGCCTTTTCTGACAAACCATAATTTTTGCTACATTCGTAAGGCAAATACTGTCTTTATGAAATTCCTTAAAAAATTCCTGCTGTGGTTCTTCGGCATTCTCCTTGTACTGATTGCTGTTTTATATATCACCGGTTACGGCTACCTCATCACAGCGGTCAGGACGATATATTTCCACGGCCACGTTACGGCTTTCCTCGACGATTATCAATATTTCGACAACCGTACGATTCAAAAAGGCAATCCACAACCCTGGGCAGAAGCTAAGGATTACAACAAAATAGCTGCAACACATGTCCTGGATTCGATCAATAAAAAAACCGGCACGGTCGCTTTCCTGATCATTAAGAATGACAGCGTGTGGTATGAAACCTATTACGACGGTTACGAAAAAGACTCGAAATCCAACTCCTTTTCGATGGCTAAAAGCGTCGTTTCGGCGGCGTTGGGCAAAGCCATTACCGATCGAAAAATCAAAAGCCTGGACCAGAAGGTTTCCGATTTCTTTCCCGAATTCAAAGACGGGAAATCGGCTGCAATGACGGTAGGCGATCTGTCATCGATGGCTTCGGGACTGAATTGGGATGAATCGTATTACAGTCCGTTCTCGATTACGACACAGGCGTATTTTGATGGCGATCTGAATTCAGTAATCCTTGGGCTGAAAGGTGTTTCAGAGCCTGGAAAATCATATATTTATTTAAGCGGAAACACGCAATTGCTGGCGATGTGCATCGAGAAAGCAACCGGAAAAAGCCTCGCCGATTACGTTTCTGATAGTTTCTGGAAACCGATGGGTGCCGAAAACGAAGCGCTTTGGCAAACGGATCATGAAAATGGCATGGTTAAAGCATATTGCTGTATTGCTTCGAATGCGCGTGATTTTGCCCGTTTCGGGAAATTGTACAAACAGTATGGGAAATGGAATGGGAAGCAGATCATCGACAGCGCTTTTGTGGCCAAATCCATCAAACCCAGATTCGAAGATTCTCCGCAATATGGCTACGGCTGGTGGCTTTTTGACCACGATGGCAAGAAAGGATATTGCATGCGCGGGCATCTGGGGCAGTATGTTATTGTCATTCCGGACCAGGATGCCATTATCGTGCGGCTTGGGAAAAACACCATTAAAACGACGACCGACAGTCCGTTTGGTGATGATTTTTATGTATATTTGGAAGAAGCCACTAAGATGCTGACCAACAAGAAATAATGTACGCCACAATTTTAAATACACGCCATGATAGAAAAAATCCAACTTCAGAACATCCTGTTCCTAGACATTGAAACGGTTCCGTGCGAGGAAAATTACCAAAATCTTGACCCCGACTGGAAAGTGCTTTGGGAACAGAAAACCCAATACCAGCGCCGTGATGAATACACGCCTGAGGCATTCTATGACCGTGCCGGCATCTGGGCCGAATTCGGGAAAATCATCTGCATTTCTGCAGGATATTTTACATTAAAAGGTGATATCCGGCATTTTCGGGTGACTTCATTTTTTGGAGATGAAGTGAGTTTGCTAAAGGATTTCAATAACCTTCTGAACAATCATTTTGATCAGCCGCAACATGTGTTGTGTGGGCACAATGCAAAGGAATTCGACATTCCCTTTCTGGCAAGAAGAATGATTATCAATGGAATACCGATTCCTCAGAAACTGAATCTTTTCGGAAAAAAGCCATGGGAAATTCCACATTTAGACACTCTGGAATTGTGGAAATTCGGAGACTATAAACATTTCACTTCCCTGAAATTACTGACCAAAGTCCTCGGCATTCCTTCCCCAAAAGGTGATATCGACGGCAGCCAGGTAGGCCACGTCTATTATATTGAAAAAGACATCGACCGGATCATCACCTATTGTGAAAAGGATGTGATTGCCGTAGCGCAGGTTTTCTTGAAGCTCCGTCGCGAGGAATTGCTGATTGCGGAGGAGATCATCCATGTGTAGTACAATAAAAAAGCCAATAGGTTACTGAAAACTATTGGCTTTTGGCTTTTTTGTTTATGGCTGTTACCTGCTTAACACCACTTTCTTCGAAACCTTATACTTTTCATTTGATATTGAAAGCACGTACATTCCGTCCTGAAGCGTTTCAATGTTCATGGTATCAGAGGCAGCATTGGTTTGCTTTGAAAAGATGCTCCTGCCCCTCATATCACATAGAGTGAGCGTGGTAGTTGATGCAGGATCAGGAAGTTTTACGTTCAGCAAGCCTTTTGTCGGGTTTGGGTATACCGCAACATTGGCTTCAAATTGTTGGTATTCGGTATTCAGGTTTGCCGAAACGACATTACAGAAATTCAGGCTGAAATTATTGATTACGCCACCATCCCCATTGAAGGCATCGACTACATATAAAGTCCACACCCCATCAGCAGGCATGTTATTAAAGTCGCTCAACGGATCAACCGGCTGCACAATTCCTGAAATACCTGGATTGGTACCGCAAACATAAGGTGTCCCCGCATCGCTTACCGTAGCAACGATATCATCATTATCGCCGCATGGCTGTTCAAACAGGCGTATGAACGGATTGCCCAATGCATTGGGGCCTTCAAGATAAACTGTAAAATCTTCGATATAAGTATGGGAGATATTAACACTGACCGCAAGGCTGCCCACTGTCATTCCGCCTGAAACGGTTATAGGCACAGACCCCACAGAATTTTCCGTGTCGCCGATAAGAGCGTTGGAATAATCTGTAGCGGCATACACGATATCGCAGGTTTGTGACCCGGTATCAAATCGGTTCACGGTATTGGATGTGGCTTGTCCGCAAACATTTATCGGAAGCACCCTCCAGTAATATCTTGTAGCCGCGCTTAATCCCGAAAGGATATAATCTGTCTCGGTGGTAACTATGTCCGTCACCAAAGTATTGAAATCCGGCGTGGTAGAAACCTGCAGTCGATAACTTTGCACATTATTGCCCGGTTCCCAGTCAAGACCCAACGTTGTTGCCAGGCCTTGTTGCATATTTGCCGGGGTTGTTAAAAGCAGGTTCTCATAAGTACTGCTGTAAATTTTCAGGTTTACGTTTTTTATCTCTTCTTCGGTGCTGTTTTGTCCTTTGAAGCCTATAACATAATCGCCCGCGGCAAGCCCCTGAAGGTTTGAAAGCGTCATCGTAACCGGGCCAGGAATCGCTAACGAGGACTGACTGAAAGTTGCCACAACTCCTGGAGGCAAGCCTAAGGCCGAAAAAGTAGTCGCTTCAGAAGTAGTCGCATTATAATTAAAACTATATGCAGCTGTGCCCGAACTGCAAACCACCTGGTCCGGTGAAGACGCCGTTAATGCAAATTGCGATTCGATTCCGGTGACAACCAGTGAAAATTTCTGCGAACCACCCACCAGTGTCCCTTTGTGGGTTACGGTAATCGTAAAAGTTCCAAAAGCGTTCGGGATATCGACACGTTCCACATTGTCCACATTATTATCTGAAATATTGGTTGCGGTCTGGTTTGCATTTGCACGCAATTTCCACGGATAATAGGTTGCCGCATTTTGGGTGATCCTGATATCAAGGTCATTTACAAGCGCAGGAGTCGTATCATTGAGGTTCCCATTACCAACCTCGCCCGGTACATCTGTCCATACGATAGTGGCTTTCATCGGAACATCACCGCTTGCGTTTACAGTAATAGTATAGGTCTGGCCCTGGTTCAGGGTTTCTTCACTAATCACAGATCCAATACCATTATTACTGATGGCTTCGGCTGCTTTTTTTCCATTCAATAATCCCCATCCGAAAACAGCATCAGGTCCCGCCAACCCTGCATCATCAGCAGTATGGCAGGCCAATGCTTTTAATGTAGCGGATTTCATGAATTGCTGGTTCACATTTTTATAATGTTGCTGAAGCAAAAGCAACGTTCCCATTACGTTTGGCGAGGCCATTGATGTTCCGGAAATGCTTCCGTAATCAGTATCGCTGCTTTCAAAAGTCGAATATAGATTGGTCCCGTTCCCTGTAATATCCGGCTTGATGCGCAAATCATCGGCCGGTCCCTGGCTGCTGCTGCTGTTAATGGAAACTGATGTAAGATTTCCGGATTGGGTAATAACCGCATCCTGGCAATTCGCTACTACCAGGTTATTTTTAGAAACCTTATTTCCTGTAAGCTTGTCAAATCCCGCAGTGGAACCCTGATTATTGGCATCGTTTCCATTGTTTCCGGCCGAAGCTACCATCAGGTAATAGGGCGAATTGTATGCGATTTCATCCCAAGTGCGCGCATCATCATCATAAGACCCGATATACCATCCCGGTACTGAAGTGGATGGGACACCATAAGAATGGTTTGAAAGCAACATACCCGCCTGCACTTCCGAAAGTACCTCGCCGGTATCATTGGTCCAGTTGAAAGTCCTCGCATTGGCCATAGGCGCCATGCCTTTCGCAGCAGGATCTACCCCTGCGGCGACTACTGTCCCGGTAACATGTGTCGAATGGAAATTATTACCGTCTGGTCCCGCAGTGGCATCCACCACGGCAACACGCCCGCCAAATTCCTGATGCGAGGCACGTACTTTTCCGCCGTCCCATATCCTTGCAGTCATACCCTGCCCTTTCAGGTTATATACAGATTGCAGGATATTTGCCCTGGTCGAAATGGCTGCATTCACATTTGAGGTGGAATAATAAATCGGGAAACCCTGTGGAGAGACTTTCATCAATTCTTCATAAGAGCCGTCCCTACCCATCCTGAATTCCGGCCAGCCATTTATTTTGGCGGCCTCGATTGCTTTCTTTTTTTCTATTTCTGATTTGCGGGTATACTTTTGTTCCAGTGATTTCAGCTTGACAAGATCATAATCCCGGATGATGTCACCCACCTCTTTAGCGTTTTGGGAAAAAGCAAATGATGTTAAAAGCATTGCTGCAAAAACAAAAAGAGTCGTTTTTTTAAATGTGGTTTTCAAAGTAGTTGTGGTTTTTTTGGAAATGTGGCCAAATATATGCGCATTTAATGAGTATAAGGTGCGATTCCCTGTTAAATTTTAAGATTTAAAACCATGGACACCCCGCCTGATGCCGATTGTTTTTATTATTTTTATCCGATGAATCCAAAACCTTTGCTGGCTGTACAGGACCTCAGCATTTCTTTTAGGGGCGCAGCCGGATGGCAGGCAGTCGTACACCATATTTCATATAACCTTTATGCCAATGAAATCCTTGGCATCGTTGGCGAATCCGGTTCAGGAAAATCGGTTTCCTCATTGGCCGTCATGGGGTTGCTCCCTAAAGAGATATCAAAGATTACATCCGGTTGCGTGATTTTTGACGGTAATGATCTTTCTAAATCCGATTCAAAAGCCATGCAGCAACTGCGCGGCAACGACATCGGGATGATTTTCCAGGAACCGATGAGCTCACTTAATCCTTCGCTTTCCTGCGGTTATCAGGTACTTGAAGTGTTGCTAAGGCATACGCCAATGTCTGGAAAACAAGCCA
This genomic stretch from Flavobacterium pallidum harbors:
- the hemB gene encoding porphobilinogen synthase; this translates as MSQFNRNRRLRVNESIRSIVRETSLSPQDFMLPMFVAEGKDIKSPIPSMPGIYRHSLDNTIKEVKEAWDLGIRAVNIYVKVSENLKDNTGKEAWNKDGLMQQTIRAIKDAVPEMIVMPDVALDPYSIYGHDGIIEKGYVVNDPTIDALTRMSLSHAEAGADFVAPSDMMDGRVFAIRKALEEHGHHNVGIMSYSAKYASAFYGPFRDALDSAPVDAQNIPKDKKTYQMDYANRIEAIKEALDDVAEGADIVMVKPGIAYLDIVREVKNAVNVPVSVYHVSGEYAMIKAAAERGWLDHDRIMIEQLYCIKRAGASLISTYFAKEASVLLNK
- a CDS encoding c-type cytochrome, with amino-acid sequence MKTTFILLLTTALFVSCKKEEPKSELYPEAAETQTPMDLGKEIFNGKGNCFACHREDQKVIGPSIQEIAKTYKAKKGNLVQFLKENADPLVDPSQYDAMKVNLQLTKTFSEEELKGLEAYIYSF
- a CDS encoding methylated-DNA--[protein]-cysteine S-methyltransferase; translation: METTYIKTPLGIAKISGDENGISIISILDSEKESSENIPQVLEEAVLQLQDYFAGKRNDFTFKLNPSGTDFQKSVWQELLTIPFGKTVTYMDITKKLGDVKAIRAVASANGKNPLWIVVPCHRVIGSDGSLTGYAGGLWRKKWLLEHETPSAQQSLF
- a CDS encoding serine hydrolase domain-containing protein, encoding MKFLKKFLLWFFGILLVLIAVLYITGYGYLITAVRTIYFHGHVTAFLDDYQYFDNRTIQKGNPQPWAEAKDYNKIAATHVLDSINKKTGTVAFLIIKNDSVWYETYYDGYEKDSKSNSFSMAKSVVSAALGKAITDRKIKSLDQKVSDFFPEFKDGKSAAMTVGDLSSMASGLNWDESYYSPFSITTQAYFDGDLNSVILGLKGVSEPGKSYIYLSGNTQLLAMCIEKATGKSLADYVSDSFWKPMGAENEALWQTDHENGMVKAYCCIASNARDFARFGKLYKQYGKWNGKQIIDSAFVAKSIKPRFEDSPQYGYGWWLFDHDGKKGYCMRGHLGQYVIVIPDQDAIIVRLGKNTIKTTTDSPFGDDFYVYLEEATKMLTNKK
- a CDS encoding 3'-5' exonuclease — its product is MIEKIQLQNILFLDIETVPCEENYQNLDPDWKVLWEQKTQYQRRDEYTPEAFYDRAGIWAEFGKIICISAGYFTLKGDIRHFRVTSFFGDEVSLLKDFNNLLNNHFDQPQHVLCGHNAKEFDIPFLARRMIINGIPIPQKLNLFGKKPWEIPHLDTLELWKFGDYKHFTSLKLLTKVLGIPSPKGDIDGSQVGHVYYIEKDIDRIITYCEKDVIAVAQVFLKLRREELLIAEEIIHV
- a CDS encoding S8 family serine peptidase, which gives rise to MKTTFKKTTLFVFAAMLLTSFAFSQNAKEVGDIIRDYDLVKLKSLEQKYTRKSEIEKKKAIEAAKINGWPEFRMGRDGSYEELMKVSPQGFPIYYSTSNVNAAISTRANILQSVYNLKGQGMTARIWDGGKVRASHQEFGGRVAVVDATAGPDGNNFHSTHVTGTVVAAGVDPAAKGMAPMANARTFNWTNDTGEVLSEVQAGMLLSNHSYGVPSTSVPGWYIGSYDDDARTWDEIAYNSPYYLMVASAGNNGNDANNQGSTAGFDKLTGNKVSKNNLVVANCQDAVITQSGNLTSVSINSSSSQGPADDLRIKPDITGNGTNLYSTFESSDTDYGSISGTSMASPNVMGTLLLLQQHYKNVNQQFMKSATLKALACHTADDAGLAGPDAVFGWGLLNGKKAAEAISNNGIGSVISEETLNQGQTYTITVNASGDVPMKATIVWTDVPGEVGNGNLNDTTPALVNDLDIRITQNAATYYPWKLRANANQTATNISDNNVDNVERVDIPNAFGTFTITVTHKGTLVGGSQKFSLVVTGIESQFALTASSPDQVVCSSGTAAYSFNYNATTSEATTFSALGLPPGVVATFSQSSLAIPGPVTMTLSNLQGLAAGDYVIGFKGQNSTEEEIKNVNLKIYSSTYENLLLTTPANMQQGLATTLGLDWEPGNNVQSYRLQVSTTPDFNTLVTDIVTTETDYILSGLSAATRYYWRVLPINVCGQATSNTVNRFDTGSQTCDIVYAATDYSNALIGDTENSVGSVPITVSGGMTVGSLAVSVNISHTYIEDFTVYLEGPNALGNPFIRLFEQPCGDNDDIVATVSDAGTPYVCGTNPGISGIVQPVDPLSDFNNMPADGVWTLYVVDAFNGDGGVINNFSLNFCNVVSANLNTEYQQFEANVAVYPNPTKGLLNVKLPDPASTTTLTLCDMRGRSIFSKQTNAASDTMNIETLQDGMYVLSISNEKYKVSKKVVLSR